The following coding sequences are from one Panicum hallii strain FIL2 chromosome 5, PHallii_v3.1, whole genome shotgun sequence window:
- the LOC112892398 gene encoding ABC transporter G family member 38-like, whose amino-acid sequence MAKGALHWGVSRCAEPTTARWCGASSSGGGMEMLSRSLHGIASPDATPYFSGASSRRRSGADEVDDEEALQWAAMERLPSFERLRTGLVRAEAAAAHGHEEVDVRAMGLAQRQAFVDRVFRVAEEDNERFLKKLRARIDRAGIQIPTVEVRFRDLSVEAECHVGTRALPTLANAALDAAESLLGLLGVNLGGKRRPLRILKDVSGVVRPSRMTLLLGPPSSGKTTLLLALAGKLDPSLEVSGEVTYNGYGLDEFVPQKTAAYISQNDVHDGEMTVKEVLDFSARCQGVGQRYELLQELAKKERQQGIYPDPEVDLFMKATSVHGATLQTDYILRILGLDMCADVIVGNELMRGISGGQKKRLTTAEMLVGPTKVLFMDEISTGLDSSTTFQIVKCIQQIVHLGEATVLVSLLQPAPEVFELFDDVMLLSEGQIVYQGPREYVLEFFERCGFRCPQRKGVADFLQEVTSKNDQEQYWIQNEKPYHYVSVPDFVSKFKKFHMGKSLKKQLSVPFHKRKIHKSALVFSEQSVPTLELLKTSWSKEWLLMKRNSFIYVFKTVQGILIALVASTVFLRTQMHTRNEEDGQLYIGALVYVMIVNMFNGFAESAVILARLPVLYRHRDFLFYRPWTLTLPNVLLRVPASLFESIVWAAITYYTIGFAPEASRFFKHLIAVFFIQQMAAGLFRLVSGMCRTVVITNTAGSLAVLFMFVLGGFILPKDAISKWLIWGYYCSPLTYGYIALAANEMHSPRWMDKFAPDGRRLGVAVLENAGIFTSKEWYWIATGALLGFTILFNVLFTLSLMYLNPVGKPQAILPEETDTSIEDTQEGKEMSDITQTSKVPTSEPISPNSMITLDKVLEQLRGQSQSTSDRSHRNASVRIAPGRGMILPFEPLSMSFSEINYYVDMPAEMKSQGVTADKLQLLSGISGAFRPGVLTALMGVSGSGKTTLMDVLSGRKTGGYIEGEIYISGYPKNQATFARISGYCEQNDIHSPQITIRESLLFSAFLRLPKEVTNQEKKIFVDEVMELVELNGLKDAIVGLPGVNGLSTEQRKRLTIAVELVANPSIIFMDEPTSGLDARAAAIVMRTVRNTVNTGRTVVCTIHQPSIDIFEAFDELLLMKRGGQIIFSGPLGRNSHKVVEYFEAIHGVPKIKEGCNPATWMLDVSSAATEVQLKIDFAEHYKSSTVYQRTKALVKELSKPPPGSSDLYFPTQYSRSTFDQFKCCLWKQWLTYWRSPDYNLVRMFFALFTALLLGIIFWRVGRKIKSSTDLLIIIGSMYFAVAFVGFENCVTAQPVIAVERTVFYRERAAGMYSAIPYALSQVVVEIPYVFVETVIYSLIVYSMMSFQWTPAKFLWFFYISFLTFLYFTYYGMMSVAITPNPQVASIFAAAFYSLFNLFSGFIIPRSKIPKWWIWYYWICPVAWTVYGLIVSQYGDVEDFIKVPGQPDKQVRTFIKDYFGYDPDFMGVVAGVLAGFTVLFAFTYVYCIKKFNFQQR is encoded by the exons ACTACTGCGCGGTGGTGCGGCgccagcagcagcggcggcggcatggaGATGCTGAGCCGAAGCCTGCACGGCATTGCGAGCCCGGACGCCACGCCCTACTTCTCGGGCGCGTcgtcgcggcggcgcagcggcgCCGACGAGGTGGACGACGAGGAGGCGCTGCAGTGGGCCGCCATGGAGCGCCTCCCGTCCTTCGAGCGCCTGCGCACGGGCCTCgtgcgggcggaggcggcggcggcccacggGCACGAAGAGGTGGACGTGCGCGCCATGGGGCTCGCGCAGCGCCAGGCGTTCGTAGACCGCGTCTTCCGCGTCGCCGAGGAGGACAACGAGCGCTTCCTCAAGAAGCTCCGCGCCCGCATCGACCGCGCCGGGATCCAGATTCCCACGGTGGAGGTGCGGTTCCGGGACCTGAGCGTGGAGGCCGAGTGCCACGTCGGGACGCGCGCGCTGCCGACGCTGGCGAACGCGGCGCTGGACGCGGCTGAGTCGCTGCTGGGCCTGCTCGGGGTAAACCTCGGCGGCAAGCGGAGGCCGCTCCGCATCCTCAAGGACGTCTCCGGCGTCGTGAGGCCGTCCAGGATGACACTCCTGCTCGGCCCGCCGTCGTCCGGCAAGACGACGCTCCTGCTGGCCCTGGCCGGCAAACTGGACCCCAGCCTCGAG GTGAGCGGGGAGGTGACGTACAACGGGTACGGGCTGGACGAGTTCGTGCCGCAGAAGACGGCGGCGTACATCAGCCAGAACGACGTCCACGACGGCGAGATGACCGTTAAGGAGGTCCTCGACTTCTCCGCGAGGTGCCAGGGCGTGGGCCAGAGATACG AGCTGCTCCAGGAGCTGGCGAAGAAGGAGAGGCAGCAGGGGATTTATCCCGACCCGGAGGTCGACCTGTTCATGAAG GCCACTTCAGTTCATGGAGCCACTCTGCAGACGGACTACATTCTCAGG ATCCTCGGGCTGGACATGTGCGCGGACGTCATCGTCGGCAACGAGCTGATGCGCGGCATCTCCGGCGGCCAGAAGAAGCGCCTCACCACAG CGGAGATGCTGGTCGGCCCGACCAAGGTGCTGTTCATGGACGAGATCTCCACGGGGCTCGACAGCTCCACCACCTTCCAGATTGTCAAGTGCATCCAGCAGATCGTCCACCTGGGAGAGGCCACCGTCCTGGTGTCGCTGCTCCAGCCGGCGCCGGAGGTCTTCGAGCTCTTCGACGACGTCATGCTGCTGTCCGAGGGTCAGATCGTCTACCAGGGGCCCCGTGAGTACGTGCTCGAGTTCTTCGAGAGGTGTGGGTTCCGCTGCCCGCAGAGGAAAGGTGTCGCTGATTTCTTGCAGGAG GTTACATCAAAGAACGATCAGGAGCAGTACTGGATACAGAACGAAAAACCATATCACTATGTGTCAGTACCTGACTTTGTTTCTAAGTTCAAGAAGTTTCATATGGGGAAGAGCCTCAAAAAGCAACTTTCAGTTCCTTTCCACAAGAGAAAAATACACAAATCTGCTTTGGTATTCTCTGAGCAGTCTGTTCCTACTTTGGAGCTTCTGAAGACCTCATGGTCCAAGGAATGGCTTCTCATGAAGAGAAACTCGTTTATCTATGTTTTTAAAACAGTTCAG GGAATCCTGATTGCATTAGTAGCATCAACGGTTTTCTTGCGAACACAAATGCATACAAGAAATGAGGAAGACGGACAACTCTACATAGGAGCACTTGTTTATGTCATGATAGTTAACATGTTCAATGGTTTTGCTGAGTCAGCTGTTATTTTGGCACGGCTCCCTGTTCTTTACAGACATAGGGACTTCTTGTTCTATCGACCATGGACACTTACACTTCCAAATGTTCTACTGAGAGTCCCTGCCTCCCTGTTTGAATCGATAGTTTGGGCAGCTATAACATATTACACCATTGGTTTTGCCCCTGAAGCTAGCCG GTTCTTCAAACATCTGATTGCTGTCTTCTTTATCCAGCAGATGGCTGCTGGACTCTTCAGACTCGTTTCTGGCATGTGCAGAACGGTTGTAATAACTAATACGGCAGGATCACTTGCAGTCCTTTTCATGTTTGTACTGGGAGGATTCATCCTACCAAAAG ATGCAATTTCAAAATGGTTGATATGGGGTTATTATTGCTCACCTCTAACATATGGATACATTGCTCTTGCCGCTAACGAGATGCATTCTCCTAGGTGGATGGACAAATTT GCACCTGATGGTAGGAGATTGGGAGTGGCAGTTCTAGAAAACGCAGGTATCTTCACCAGCAAGGAATGGTACTGGATTGCAACTGGTGCACTTCTAGGGTTCACTATTCTGTTCAATGTGTTATTCACACTGTCACTTATGTACCTAAATC CTGTCGGAAAACCACAGGCAATCTTGCCTGAAGAAACTGATACAAGTATAGAGGACACTCAGGAAGGAAAGGAGATGTCAGATATAACACAGACAAGTAAAGTCCCAACATCAGAACCTATATCCCCAAACTCAATGATCACAT TGGATAAGGTGCTTGAACAATTACGTGGCCAATCCCAGAGTACTTCTGATAGGTCACACAGAAATGCTTCTGTCAGAATTGCTCCAGGAAGAGGGATGATTCTTCCATTCGAACCCCTCTCCATGTCTTTCAGTGAGATAAATTACTACGTTGACATGCCTGCA GAGATGAAGAGTCAAGGAGTAACTGCTGATAAGCTTCAGCTGTTGTCAGGGATATCTGGGGCTTTTCGACCTGGTGTTCTTACTGCCCTTATGGGTGTGAGTGGATCTGGAAAGACTACTCTCATGGATGTTTTATCTGGAAGGAAGACTGGTGGATATATTGAAGGAGAAATATATATATCTGGTTACCCTAAGAACCAAGCAACATTTGCAAGAATATCAGGGTACTGTGAGCAAAATGACATCCACTCCCCACAGATCACTATAAGGGAGTCCCTACTCTTTTCTGCTTTCCTGCGTCTTCCTAAGGAGGTCACGAATCAAGAAAAGAAG ATATTCGTGGATGAAGTTATGGAACTGGTTGAGCTTAATGGTCTCAAGGATGCTATTGTGGGTCTCCCTGGTGTGAACGGGCTGTCAACAGAACAAAGAAAGAGATTAACAATTGCTGTAGAGCTTGTGGCAAACCCCTCAATTATCTTCATGGACGAGCCAACTTCAGGTCTTGATGCGAGGGCTGCTGCAATTGTTATGAGAACTGTTCGGAACACTGTTAATACTGGAAGAACCGTTGTCTGCACTATCCATCAACCAAGTATTGACATTTTTGAAGCTTTCGATGAG CTGCTTTTAATGAAAAGAGGAGGCCAGATCATATTCTCTGGGCCATTGGGTAGGAATTCACATAAAGTTGTTGAATACTTTGAG GCAATTCATGGAGTCCCTAAGATCAAAGAGGGGTGCAACCCTGCTACATGGATGTTGGATGTAAGCTCAGCTGCTACAGAGGTTCAGTTGAAGATTGATTTTGCGGAACATTACAAGTCATCAACTGTGTATCA GCGGACCAAAGCATTAGTTAAAGAGCTGAGCAAGCCACCTCCTGGTTCCAGTGACCTCTACTTCCCCACTCAATACTCGCGGAGCACCTTTGATCAGTTCAAATGTTGCCTCTGGAAGCAATGGTTGACTTACTGGAGAAGCCCTGACTACAACCTTGTCAGAATGTTCTTTGCATTATTTACTGCCTTATTGTTGGGGATTATATTTTGGAGGGTTGGTCGTAAGAT AAAGAGTTCAACAGATCTTTTGATCATCATCGGATCAATGTATTTTGCTGTCGCATTTGTTGGTTTTGAAAATTGTGTAACTGCTCAACCTGTTATTGCTGTGGAGAGGACTGTCTTTTACAGAGAGCGTGCAGCTGGAATGTACTCAGCTATACCCTATGCTCTCTCACAG GTTGTTGTGGAGATACCATATGTGTTCGTCGAGACTGTTATATATAGTCTTATTGTGTACTCAATGATGTCTTTCCAGTGGACACCAGCAAAATTCTTATGGTTCTTCTATATTTCATTCCTCACCTTCCTCTATTTTACTTACTATGGTATGATGAGTGTCGCCATAACACCGAACCCTCAGGTCGCTTCCATATTTGCCGCTGCCTTCTACTCTCTCTTTAATCTCTTCTCAGGGTTCATCATCCCGAGATCG AAAATCCCAAAATGGTGGATATGGTACTACTGGATTTGTCCGGTGGCATGGACGGTTTATGGACTGATTGTTTCTCAGTATGGTGATGTGGAGGATTTCATCAAGGTGCCCGGCCAACCCGATAAGCAAGTCAGGACTTTCATCAAGGACTACTTTGGCTATGACCCAGACTTCATGGGTGTAGTAGCAGGAGTGCTGGCTGGCTTTACTGTCCTCTTTGCTTTTACATATGTTTACTGCATAAAGAAATTTAATTTCCAACAGAGGTAG